Proteins from one Verrucomicrobiia bacterium genomic window:
- the modA gene encoding molybdate ABC transporter substrate-binding protein: MKKLVFFLLCLTVTNLPAAEIKVAAASDLKFALDELVAEFQAKHSEIKVSVTYGSSGNFFAQLQNQAPFDLYFSADIAYPKKLVAAGLALENHVFSYAVGRLVVWVPNQSSIEVKKMGMKSLLEPAVKKVAIANPKHAPYGVAARAAMQSLKVYDAVKMKLVYGENIAQTAQFIQSGAADIGVIALSLAIVPQMSDKGRYWEVPLEAYPKMEQGGIILNWTTDVNASRTFRDFVLGDHGREVLKRYGFFLSKK; the protein is encoded by the coding sequence ATGAAAAAACTGGTTTTCTTTTTGTTGTGTTTGACTGTGACGAATTTGCCGGCAGCAGAGATAAAAGTTGCGGCTGCTTCGGATCTAAAATTTGCTTTGGATGAATTGGTGGCCGAGTTTCAAGCCAAACATTCCGAGATTAAAGTGAGTGTGACATATGGGTCGTCTGGTAATTTTTTTGCGCAGTTACAAAATCAAGCGCCGTTTGATCTTTATTTTTCGGCTGACATAGCATATCCCAAAAAACTTGTTGCGGCCGGTTTAGCTTTGGAGAATCATGTTTTTTCTTACGCGGTGGGTCGATTGGTTGTGTGGGTGCCCAATCAATCTTCGATTGAGGTGAAAAAAATGGGCATGAAGTCATTACTTGAACCGGCTGTGAAAAAGGTGGCGATTGCCAATCCGAAACATGCTCCTTATGGGGTGGCGGCTAGGGCGGCGATGCAATCGTTAAAGGTTTACGATGCGGTGAAGATGAAATTGGTTTATGGTGAAAATATTGCGCAGACGGCGCAATTTATTCAGAGTGGCGCGGCTGATATTGGAGTCATTGCTTTATCTTTGGCGATTGTTCCACAAATGAGTGATAAAGGTCGTTATTGGGAGGTGCCACTGGAAGCTTATCCCAAAATGGAACAAGGGGGGATAATTTTAAATTGGACCACGGATGTGAATGCTAGCCGGACTTTTCGCGATTTTGTGTTGGGTGATCATGGGCGCGAAGTTTTGAAGCGCTACGGATTTTTCTTGTCGAAAAAATAG
- the modB gene encoding molybdate ABC transporter permease subunit, whose protein sequence is MDWAAIGLSVRLSACSTFILMLLGLPLAYWLVNTRWRGKFFIEAMVALPIVLPPTVLGFYVLMAIGPMSPLGRWYEGVFGNRLPFTFQGLLVASVFYSLPFAVQPFASGFAGVNRRVLESAWCLGAGPFHAFFRVALPLAWPGVLAGMVLSFAHTMGEFGVVLMIGGNIPGVTRTVSISIYDEVQSLNYAAANQTSLLLLIFSFVVLVMVYALQRRTIHIWPAG, encoded by the coding sequence ATGGATTGGGCAGCAATTGGTTTAAGTGTGCGACTTTCTGCATGTAGCACTTTTATTTTGATGCTATTAGGTTTGCCTTTGGCTTACTGGTTAGTCAATACGCGGTGGCGCGGGAAATTTTTTATTGAAGCAATGGTGGCTTTGCCGATTGTGTTGCCGCCTACGGTTTTGGGATTTTATGTGTTGATGGCGATTGGGCCGATGAGTCCGCTGGGTCGATGGTATGAAGGGGTTTTTGGTAATCGATTGCCTTTTACTTTTCAAGGGTTGTTGGTGGCATCGGTTTTTTACAGTTTGCCGTTTGCGGTGCAACCTTTTGCGAGTGGCTTTGCAGGGGTGAATCGGCGGGTTTTGGAGTCGGCATGGTGTTTGGGCGCGGGGCCGTTTCATGCTTTTTTTCGAGTGGCGTTGCCTTTGGCGTGGCCCGGAGTTTTAGCGGGTATGGTGTTGAGTTTTGCGCATACGATGGGTGAGTTTGGTGTGGTGTTAATGATCGGTGGTAATATTCCTGGAGTGACACGCACGGTGTCGATTTCGATTTATGATGAGGTGCAATCGCTGAATTACGCAGCAGCGAATCAGACGTCATTACTTTTACTGATTTTTTCTTTTGTTGTTCTGGTGATGGTTTATGCGTTGCAGCGCCGGACGATTCACATTTGGCCTGCAGGTTGA
- a CDS encoding pirin family protein yields MKKLRRIHHSSDIHWVGNGFPVRSVFTYNDLGQELSPFLLLDYAAPYQFSPSHERRGVGAHPHKGFETVTITYQGELEHRDSSGGGGKIGPGDVQWMTAGRGIIHEEFHSPAFTESGGLFQVIQLWVNLRAKDKNTKPGYQTLLKDQIPTVSLPNQAGTVRIIAGEFSEKKGPAKTFSPINLWDIILRGDHSAEFPISNDHTTAFFVLNGQVEINNEKTIAQEGDLAIFESQGTGIFLKASANAHLLIMSGEPFHEPIVGHGPFVMNSRAEIQQAFEDFQFGRMGKMD; encoded by the coding sequence ATGAAAAAATTGCGACGCATTCATCACAGCTCCGACATACATTGGGTCGGCAACGGATTCCCCGTTCGATCCGTGTTCACTTACAACGATCTTGGTCAAGAACTTAGTCCCTTTTTACTTCTTGATTACGCTGCTCCTTACCAATTCTCACCAAGCCACGAACGTCGTGGCGTGGGTGCTCATCCGCATAAAGGATTTGAGACAGTCACCATTACTTATCAAGGCGAACTCGAACATCGCGATTCGAGTGGTGGCGGTGGGAAAATCGGTCCGGGCGACGTGCAATGGATGACCGCAGGTCGTGGCATCATCCACGAAGAGTTTCATTCTCCAGCATTCACAGAAAGTGGCGGCCTTTTTCAAGTGATCCAACTCTGGGTCAACTTACGAGCAAAAGACAAAAACACCAAACCCGGCTATCAAACTTTATTGAAAGATCAAATCCCCACAGTTTCTCTTCCCAACCAAGCTGGAACAGTTCGCATCATTGCCGGAGAATTTTCTGAAAAAAAAGGGCCTGCTAAAACTTTTTCTCCGATCAATCTATGGGATATCATCCTTCGCGGCGATCACTCTGCAGAATTTCCTATTTCTAACGATCATACCACAGCCTTCTTCGTATTAAATGGCCAAGTCGAAATCAATAACGAAAAAACCATCGCACAAGAAGGCGATTTAGCGATCTTCGAATCGCAAGGAACCGGCATTTTTCTAAAAGCCAGTGCCAATGCTCATCTCCTGATCATGAGTGGCGAACCATTCCACGAACCCATCGTAGGTCACGGCCCTTTTGTCATGAATAGCCGCGCCGAAATACAACAAGCTTTTGAAGATTTTCAATTCGGACGCATGGGCAAAATGGATTAG
- a CDS encoding DUF1579 domain-containing protein: protein MKNTKFYVCSTLIAATLSLAPLVQGESETNAAKMDSKMEEMMKKAEEMGKPGEGHQVLEPLIGDWEVEAKCWMNPGEAPQISKGSAKAMWIMGGRFVQEDFDGEMMGKPFHGMSLAGYDNMNQKYQSVWIDDMSTAIFTSEGTAGEEGKVLTFTSTMDCPMTGEKDLPVKQVIRIISNDKHTFEMYDLRKTDNNKTMELTYTRKQ from the coding sequence ATGAAAAATACTAAGTTCTATGTTTGTTCTACTTTAATTGCGGCGACTTTATCTTTAGCACCTTTGGTCCAAGGCGAAAGTGAAACGAATGCGGCCAAGATGGATTCGAAAATGGAAGAGATGATGAAAAAGGCTGAGGAGATGGGCAAGCCAGGTGAAGGACATCAAGTTTTGGAACCTTTAATTGGCGATTGGGAAGTGGAGGCGAAATGTTGGATGAACCCTGGAGAGGCTCCCCAAATTTCAAAGGGCAGTGCAAAAGCGATGTGGATTATGGGTGGTCGTTTTGTGCAAGAAGATTTTGATGGAGAAATGATGGGAAAACCGTTTCATGGCATGAGTCTAGCGGGTTATGATAACATGAATCAAAAATATCAAAGTGTGTGGATTGATGATATGAGCACGGCGATTTTTACCAGTGAAGGAACTGCGGGAGAAGAGGGTAAAGTGCTCACATTTACCAGTACGATGGATTGTCCCATGACAGGAGAAAAAGATCTACCCGTAAAACAAGTCATTCGCATTATTAGCAACGATAAACATACTTTTGAAATGTATGATCTTCGTAAGACTGATAACAATAAGACGATGGAGTTAACTTATACTCGCAAACAATAA
- a CDS encoding GNAT family N-acetyltransferase, producing the protein MLSFKLANHSHLGTLLILTREYYLHDGHEFSESKVQGALKEIFNNSTLGKVWMIAWNEEMVGYLILTFGFSVEFGGRDAYVDEFYIREAYRSKGLGRKAIEFVEETAKKLGVKAIHLEVNRNNKNAQEVYRKLDFQDRDYYLMTRLLE; encoded by the coding sequence ATGCTTAGTTTTAAATTAGCCAATCATTCTCATTTAGGAACGCTTTTGATTTTAACGCGTGAGTACTATCTTCATGACGGACACGAATTTTCTGAAAGCAAGGTGCAAGGGGCATTAAAAGAGATTTTTAACAATAGCACATTGGGTAAAGTGTGGATGATTGCCTGGAACGAGGAAATGGTGGGCTATTTGATTTTGACATTTGGATTTAGTGTTGAGTTTGGTGGAAGAGATGCGTATGTGGATGAGTTTTATATTCGGGAGGCTTATCGCAGTAAGGGATTGGGTAGAAAAGCGATTGAGTTTGTCGAGGAAACCGCAAAAAAATTAGGGGTTAAAGCCATTCATTTGGAAGTGAATCGCAACAATAAAAATGCGCAGGAAGTTTATCGTAAATTAGATTTTCAAGACCGAGATTATTATTTGATGACGCGGTTATTGGAATAA